A window from Drosophila kikkawai strain 14028-0561.14 chromosome 2L, DkikHiC1v2, whole genome shotgun sequence encodes these proteins:
- the Tmtc1 gene encoding protein O-mannosyl-transferase Tmtc1 isoform X3, protein MNFLVGGLNPVGYHLVNVLLHCLATGLVVLVGHTLLPFRVGSLAAGLLFAAHPIHTEAVAGLVGRADVVACVCYLLAYLAYRRHMLSREWGSLALTIVLALGALLCKETAITALLLCGLCDVMSAINRENTDKHRLRSLSILSVTLLCALYCRLSVLPRPSAAFSVADNPSAHDSCIWTRFLTFMYLPVANFQLLLWPQDLSFDWGMEAVPRITTLWDARNILSIGFYGSLIAVLWRSSGLRRSTSSMDFAEVANISLPLLRHLGGNSCHTWLRLTCDCHSHHHHQVSEHARSASSYYPAPKSSASSASPAAFVSVAFLVLPFLPASNLLFYVGFVMAERVLYLPSVGYCLLLGHGFGSVWQRVHGSRRSRILLLCGLGLLLGVHCLRTVRRNLDWRDEEQLFRSAISVNPPKALGNLGSVLSAQGRYQEAERALTTALRHRPTMADAHFNLGVVHQRQLNFSSAVSCYRRAIELRPQLAVAYLNLGISLMSLGDHRQEAISVLRTGARLDGHGVRDRGAHEEARYTCYLQLSGLLRSEGHLQEAASMLKESLDVLTSLPQKHRAMLHLRLGEIHAEMQHWNEAEYQQRLAMELQPQQGAVYVTFGQTLARNGSRLAEAEMWFKRALQLAPLEASSHHHYADFLEQQERYQEALSLRLRAAALAPHDYVLQSSVADALRLLNRLVEAELWYRKAVNMQPLAAHAHANLGAILQMRGLRKEAAECYYRALELQPGHAISRANLDKINQHWDTKT, encoded by the exons ATGAATTTCCTGGTGGGCGGACTGAACCCCGTTGGCTATCACCTGGTCAACGTGCTTCTCCACTGCTTGGCCACCGGACTAGTGGTGCTCGTTGGCCATACGCTCTTGCCATTTCGAGTTGGATCCTTGGCCGCCGGCCTGCTTTTCGCCGCCCATCCGATACATACGGAAGCAGTGGCCGGATTGGTGGGACGGGCAGATGTAGTGGCTTGTGTGTGTTACCTGCTCGCCTACCTCGCCTATCGCCGGCACATGCTCAGCCGGGAATGGGGATCCCTGGCTCTCACCATTGTCCTCGCCTTGGGCGCGTTGCTTTGCAAGGAGACGGCTATCACGGCGCTGCTACTGTGCGGATTGTGCGACGTGATGTCGGCAATTAACAGGGAAAATACTGACAAG CATCGACTGCGATCTCTCTCGATTTTAAGTGTCACCTTGTTGTGTGCCCTGTACTGTCGCCTGAGTGTCCTACCGCGTCCTTCCGCAGCCTTTTCAGTCGCAGACAATCCATCGGCTCATGACTCTTGCATTTGGACTCGATTCCTGACCTTTATGTACCTGCCTGTGGCCAATTTCCAACTGCTTTTGTGGCCCCAGGACCTGAGCTTCGACTGGggcatggaagcggtgccacGGATCACAACGCTCTGGGATGCAAGAAATATCCTGAGCATCGGCTTCTACGGTTCCCTGATTGCAGTGCTTTGGCGAAGCTCTGGCCTGCGTCGTTCCACTTCCTCGATGGACTTTGCGGAAGTGGCCAACATATCCCTGCCTCTCCTTCGGCATTTGGGTGGCAATAGCTGCCACACATGGCTGCGCCTCACCTGCGATTGCcacagccaccaccaccaccaggtGTCGGAGCATGCGAGATCGGCTTCAAGCTATTATCCTGCCCCCAAGAGCTCCGCCTCCTCCGCTTCGCCAGCTGCCTTTGTGAGCGTTGCCTTCCTGGTGCTGCCATTCCTGCCCGCTAGCAATCTGCTCTTCTACGTGGGATTTGTAATGGCCGAAAGGGTGCTCTACCTACCGAGTGTGGGCTACTGCCTGCTCCTTGGCCACGGCTTTGGCAGTGTGTGGCAAAGGGTTCATGGCTCTCGGCGATCCCGGATACTGCTTCTCTGCGGCCTGGGGCTGCTCCTTGGAGTCCATTGCCTTCGCACCGTCAGACGCAATTTGGATTGGCGGGATGAGGAGCAGCTATTTCGTAGTGCAATCAGCGTAAATCCCCCGAAGG CTCTGGGGAACCTGGGCAGCGTTTTAAGCGCCCAAGGAAGGTATCAGGAGGCGGAACGGGCCCTCACCACGGCCCTTAGACATCGTCCCACTATGGCCGACGCGCACTTTAATCT GGGCGTGGTGCACCAGAGGCAACTCAACTTCAGTTCAGCTGTTTCCTGCTATCGCAGGGCCATTGAATTGCGTCCTCAGCTGGCCGTGGCCTATTTGAATCTGGGCATATCCTTAATGTCCCTTGGCGACCATCGTCAAGAAGCCATCTCTGTGCTCCGAACGGGAGCCCGTCTGGATGGACATGGGGTTCGGGATCGGGGGGCCCACGAGGAGGCTCGCTACACCTGTTACCTGCAACTGAGTGGCCTGCTCCGCTCAGAGGGACATCTTCAGGAGGCTGCATCAATGCTCAAAGAATCCCTAGATGTTCTCACCTCACTGCCCCAAAAGCATAGGGCGATGCTGCACCTGCGTCTTGGCGAAATCCACGCCGAGATGCAGCATTGGAATGAGGCTGAATATCAGCAGAGGTTGGCCATGGAACTCCAGCCACAGCAGGGAGCAGTATATGTCACCTTTGGCCAGACGCTGGCCAGGAAT GGCAGTCGGCTGGCGGAAGCGGAAATGTGGTTTAAAAGAGCCCTGCAGCTGGCACCCTTGGAGGCCAGCTCACATCATCATTATG CTGATTTCCTGGAACAGCAGGAGCGTTATCAGGAGGCGCTTAGCCTTCGCCTGAGAGCTGCCGCCTTGGCGCCTCATGACTATGTCCTACAGTCCTCCGTGGCGGATGCACTGCGCCTGCTAAACCGCCTGGTCGAAGCGGAGCTATGGTACCGAAAGGCGGTCAATATGCAGCCGCTGGCGGCCCATGCTCACGCCAACCTGGGGGCCATCCTGCAGATGCGTGGCCTCCGAAAGGAAGCGGCAGAGTGCTATTACAGGGCCTTGGAACTCCAGCCAGGACATGCCATCAGCAGGGCCAATCTGGACAAGATAAACCAACACTGGGACACCAAAACGTAG
- the Tmtc1 gene encoding protein O-mannosyl-transferase Tmtc1 isoform X2, with the protein MNPVKLSRIALLVVDSTNRGRAILANGDVTAARPLSHLLRNDFWGTPLLDSGSHGSWRPLSVLSFRMNFLVGGLNPVGYHLVNVLLHCLATGLVVLVGHTLLPFRVGSLAAGLLFAAHPIHTEAVAGLVGRADVVACVCYLLAYLAYRRHMLSREWGSLALTIVLALGALLCKETAITALLLCGLCDVMSAINRENTDKHRLRSLSILSVTLLCALYCRLSVLPRPSAAFSVADNPSAHDSCIWTRFLTFMYLPVANFQLLLWPQDLSFDWGMEAVPRITTLWDARNILSIGFYGSLIAVLWRSSGLRRSTSSMDFAEVANISLPLLRHLGGNSCHTWLRLTCDCHSHHHHQVSEHARSASSYYPAPKSSASSASPAAFVSVAFLVLPFLPASNLLFYVGFVMAERVLYLPSVGYCLLLGHGFGSVWQRVHGSRRSRILLLCGLGLLLGVHCLRTVRRNLDWRDEEQLFRSAISVNPPKALGNLGSVLSAQGRYQEAERALTTALRHRPTMADAHFNLGVVHQRQLNFSSAVSCYRRAIELRPQLAVAYLNLGISLMSLGDHRQEAISVLRTGARLDGHGVRDRGAHEEARYTCYLQLSGLLRSEGHLQEAASMLKESLDVLTSLPQKHRAMLHLRLGEIHAEMQHWNEAEYQQRLAMELQPQQGAVYVTFGQTLARNGSRLAEAEMWFKRALQLAPLEASSHHHYADFLEQQERYQEALSLRLRAAALAPHDYVLQSSVADALRLLNRLVEAELWYRKAVNMQPLAAHAHANLGAILQMRGLRKEAAECYYRALELQPGHAISRANLDKINQHWDTKT; encoded by the exons ATGAATCCAGTCAAGTTGAGCAGAATTGCCCTCTTGGTGGTAGATAGCACGAATAGAGG ACGCGCCATCTTGGCCAACGGAGACGTGACGGCAGCTCGGCCACTGTCTCATCTTCTGCGGAATGACTTCTGGGGCACTCCGTTGCTGGACAGCGGCTCGCACGGCTCCTGGCGTCCGCTGAGTGTGCTCAGCTTCCGAATGAATTTCCTGGTGGGCGGACTGAACCCCGTTGGCTATCACCTGGTCAACGTGCTTCTCCACTGCTTGGCCACCGGACTAGTGGTGCTCGTTGGCCATACGCTCTTGCCATTTCGAGTTGGATCCTTGGCCGCCGGCCTGCTTTTCGCCGCCCATCCGATACATACGGAAGCAGTGGCCGGATTGGTGGGACGGGCAGATGTAGTGGCTTGTGTGTGTTACCTGCTCGCCTACCTCGCCTATCGCCGGCACATGCTCAGCCGGGAATGGGGATCCCTGGCTCTCACCATTGTCCTCGCCTTGGGCGCGTTGCTTTGCAAGGAGACGGCTATCACGGCGCTGCTACTGTGCGGATTGTGCGACGTGATGTCGGCAATTAACAGGGAAAATACTGACAAG CATCGACTGCGATCTCTCTCGATTTTAAGTGTCACCTTGTTGTGTGCCCTGTACTGTCGCCTGAGTGTCCTACCGCGTCCTTCCGCAGCCTTTTCAGTCGCAGACAATCCATCGGCTCATGACTCTTGCATTTGGACTCGATTCCTGACCTTTATGTACCTGCCTGTGGCCAATTTCCAACTGCTTTTGTGGCCCCAGGACCTGAGCTTCGACTGGggcatggaagcggtgccacGGATCACAACGCTCTGGGATGCAAGAAATATCCTGAGCATCGGCTTCTACGGTTCCCTGATTGCAGTGCTTTGGCGAAGCTCTGGCCTGCGTCGTTCCACTTCCTCGATGGACTTTGCGGAAGTGGCCAACATATCCCTGCCTCTCCTTCGGCATTTGGGTGGCAATAGCTGCCACACATGGCTGCGCCTCACCTGCGATTGCcacagccaccaccaccaccaggtGTCGGAGCATGCGAGATCGGCTTCAAGCTATTATCCTGCCCCCAAGAGCTCCGCCTCCTCCGCTTCGCCAGCTGCCTTTGTGAGCGTTGCCTTCCTGGTGCTGCCATTCCTGCCCGCTAGCAATCTGCTCTTCTACGTGGGATTTGTAATGGCCGAAAGGGTGCTCTACCTACCGAGTGTGGGCTACTGCCTGCTCCTTGGCCACGGCTTTGGCAGTGTGTGGCAAAGGGTTCATGGCTCTCGGCGATCCCGGATACTGCTTCTCTGCGGCCTGGGGCTGCTCCTTGGAGTCCATTGCCTTCGCACCGTCAGACGCAATTTGGATTGGCGGGATGAGGAGCAGCTATTTCGTAGTGCAATCAGCGTAAATCCCCCGAAGG CTCTGGGGAACCTGGGCAGCGTTTTAAGCGCCCAAGGAAGGTATCAGGAGGCGGAACGGGCCCTCACCACGGCCCTTAGACATCGTCCCACTATGGCCGACGCGCACTTTAATCT GGGCGTGGTGCACCAGAGGCAACTCAACTTCAGTTCAGCTGTTTCCTGCTATCGCAGGGCCATTGAATTGCGTCCTCAGCTGGCCGTGGCCTATTTGAATCTGGGCATATCCTTAATGTCCCTTGGCGACCATCGTCAAGAAGCCATCTCTGTGCTCCGAACGGGAGCCCGTCTGGATGGACATGGGGTTCGGGATCGGGGGGCCCACGAGGAGGCTCGCTACACCTGTTACCTGCAACTGAGTGGCCTGCTCCGCTCAGAGGGACATCTTCAGGAGGCTGCATCAATGCTCAAAGAATCCCTAGATGTTCTCACCTCACTGCCCCAAAAGCATAGGGCGATGCTGCACCTGCGTCTTGGCGAAATCCACGCCGAGATGCAGCATTGGAATGAGGCTGAATATCAGCAGAGGTTGGCCATGGAACTCCAGCCACAGCAGGGAGCAGTATATGTCACCTTTGGCCAGACGCTGGCCAGGAAT GGCAGTCGGCTGGCGGAAGCGGAAATGTGGTTTAAAAGAGCCCTGCAGCTGGCACCCTTGGAGGCCAGCTCACATCATCATTATG CTGATTTCCTGGAACAGCAGGAGCGTTATCAGGAGGCGCTTAGCCTTCGCCTGAGAGCTGCCGCCTTGGCGCCTCATGACTATGTCCTACAGTCCTCCGTGGCGGATGCACTGCGCCTGCTAAACCGCCTGGTCGAAGCGGAGCTATGGTACCGAAAGGCGGTCAATATGCAGCCGCTGGCGGCCCATGCTCACGCCAACCTGGGGGCCATCCTGCAGATGCGTGGCCTCCGAAAGGAAGCGGCAGAGTGCTATTACAGGGCCTTGGAACTCCAGCCAGGACATGCCATCAGCAGGGCCAATCTGGACAAGATAAACCAACACTGGGACACCAAAACGTAG
- the Tmtc1 gene encoding protein O-mannosyl-transferase Tmtc1 isoform X1 codes for MHIPKSRRPSTSLSPKDYAGLAGCSALAFVLYLNTLNAGFVYDDRRAILANGDVTAARPLSHLLRNDFWGTPLLDSGSHGSWRPLSVLSFRMNFLVGGLNPVGYHLVNVLLHCLATGLVVLVGHTLLPFRVGSLAAGLLFAAHPIHTEAVAGLVGRADVVACVCYLLAYLAYRRHMLSREWGSLALTIVLALGALLCKETAITALLLCGLCDVMSAINRENTDKHRLRSLSILSVTLLCALYCRLSVLPRPSAAFSVADNPSAHDSCIWTRFLTFMYLPVANFQLLLWPQDLSFDWGMEAVPRITTLWDARNILSIGFYGSLIAVLWRSSGLRRSTSSMDFAEVANISLPLLRHLGGNSCHTWLRLTCDCHSHHHHQVSEHARSASSYYPAPKSSASSASPAAFVSVAFLVLPFLPASNLLFYVGFVMAERVLYLPSVGYCLLLGHGFGSVWQRVHGSRRSRILLLCGLGLLLGVHCLRTVRRNLDWRDEEQLFRSAISVNPPKALGNLGSVLSAQGRYQEAERALTTALRHRPTMADAHFNLGVVHQRQLNFSSAVSCYRRAIELRPQLAVAYLNLGISLMSLGDHRQEAISVLRTGARLDGHGVRDRGAHEEARYTCYLQLSGLLRSEGHLQEAASMLKESLDVLTSLPQKHRAMLHLRLGEIHAEMQHWNEAEYQQRLAMELQPQQGAVYVTFGQTLARNGSRLAEAEMWFKRALQLAPLEASSHHHYADFLEQQERYQEALSLRLRAAALAPHDYVLQSSVADALRLLNRLVEAELWYRKAVNMQPLAAHAHANLGAILQMRGLRKEAAECYYRALELQPGHAISRANLDKINQHWDTKT; via the exons ACGCGCCATCTTGGCCAACGGAGACGTGACGGCAGCTCGGCCACTGTCTCATCTTCTGCGGAATGACTTCTGGGGCACTCCGTTGCTGGACAGCGGCTCGCACGGCTCCTGGCGTCCGCTGAGTGTGCTCAGCTTCCGAATGAATTTCCTGGTGGGCGGACTGAACCCCGTTGGCTATCACCTGGTCAACGTGCTTCTCCACTGCTTGGCCACCGGACTAGTGGTGCTCGTTGGCCATACGCTCTTGCCATTTCGAGTTGGATCCTTGGCCGCCGGCCTGCTTTTCGCCGCCCATCCGATACATACGGAAGCAGTGGCCGGATTGGTGGGACGGGCAGATGTAGTGGCTTGTGTGTGTTACCTGCTCGCCTACCTCGCCTATCGCCGGCACATGCTCAGCCGGGAATGGGGATCCCTGGCTCTCACCATTGTCCTCGCCTTGGGCGCGTTGCTTTGCAAGGAGACGGCTATCACGGCGCTGCTACTGTGCGGATTGTGCGACGTGATGTCGGCAATTAACAGGGAAAATACTGACAAG CATCGACTGCGATCTCTCTCGATTTTAAGTGTCACCTTGTTGTGTGCCCTGTACTGTCGCCTGAGTGTCCTACCGCGTCCTTCCGCAGCCTTTTCAGTCGCAGACAATCCATCGGCTCATGACTCTTGCATTTGGACTCGATTCCTGACCTTTATGTACCTGCCTGTGGCCAATTTCCAACTGCTTTTGTGGCCCCAGGACCTGAGCTTCGACTGGggcatggaagcggtgccacGGATCACAACGCTCTGGGATGCAAGAAATATCCTGAGCATCGGCTTCTACGGTTCCCTGATTGCAGTGCTTTGGCGAAGCTCTGGCCTGCGTCGTTCCACTTCCTCGATGGACTTTGCGGAAGTGGCCAACATATCCCTGCCTCTCCTTCGGCATTTGGGTGGCAATAGCTGCCACACATGGCTGCGCCTCACCTGCGATTGCcacagccaccaccaccaccaggtGTCGGAGCATGCGAGATCGGCTTCAAGCTATTATCCTGCCCCCAAGAGCTCCGCCTCCTCCGCTTCGCCAGCTGCCTTTGTGAGCGTTGCCTTCCTGGTGCTGCCATTCCTGCCCGCTAGCAATCTGCTCTTCTACGTGGGATTTGTAATGGCCGAAAGGGTGCTCTACCTACCGAGTGTGGGCTACTGCCTGCTCCTTGGCCACGGCTTTGGCAGTGTGTGGCAAAGGGTTCATGGCTCTCGGCGATCCCGGATACTGCTTCTCTGCGGCCTGGGGCTGCTCCTTGGAGTCCATTGCCTTCGCACCGTCAGACGCAATTTGGATTGGCGGGATGAGGAGCAGCTATTTCGTAGTGCAATCAGCGTAAATCCCCCGAAGG CTCTGGGGAACCTGGGCAGCGTTTTAAGCGCCCAAGGAAGGTATCAGGAGGCGGAACGGGCCCTCACCACGGCCCTTAGACATCGTCCCACTATGGCCGACGCGCACTTTAATCT GGGCGTGGTGCACCAGAGGCAACTCAACTTCAGTTCAGCTGTTTCCTGCTATCGCAGGGCCATTGAATTGCGTCCTCAGCTGGCCGTGGCCTATTTGAATCTGGGCATATCCTTAATGTCCCTTGGCGACCATCGTCAAGAAGCCATCTCTGTGCTCCGAACGGGAGCCCGTCTGGATGGACATGGGGTTCGGGATCGGGGGGCCCACGAGGAGGCTCGCTACACCTGTTACCTGCAACTGAGTGGCCTGCTCCGCTCAGAGGGACATCTTCAGGAGGCTGCATCAATGCTCAAAGAATCCCTAGATGTTCTCACCTCACTGCCCCAAAAGCATAGGGCGATGCTGCACCTGCGTCTTGGCGAAATCCACGCCGAGATGCAGCATTGGAATGAGGCTGAATATCAGCAGAGGTTGGCCATGGAACTCCAGCCACAGCAGGGAGCAGTATATGTCACCTTTGGCCAGACGCTGGCCAGGAAT GGCAGTCGGCTGGCGGAAGCGGAAATGTGGTTTAAAAGAGCCCTGCAGCTGGCACCCTTGGAGGCCAGCTCACATCATCATTATG CTGATTTCCTGGAACAGCAGGAGCGTTATCAGGAGGCGCTTAGCCTTCGCCTGAGAGCTGCCGCCTTGGCGCCTCATGACTATGTCCTACAGTCCTCCGTGGCGGATGCACTGCGCCTGCTAAACCGCCTGGTCGAAGCGGAGCTATGGTACCGAAAGGCGGTCAATATGCAGCCGCTGGCGGCCCATGCTCACGCCAACCTGGGGGCCATCCTGCAGATGCGTGGCCTCCGAAAGGAAGCGGCAGAGTGCTATTACAGGGCCTTGGAACTCCAGCCAGGACATGCCATCAGCAGGGCCAATCTGGACAAGATAAACCAACACTGGGACACCAAAACGTAG